The Candidatus Hinthialibacter antarcticus genome has a segment encoding these proteins:
- a CDS encoding NPCBM/NEW2 domain-containing protein: MKNALSPLLAVLAAFALVGAWSLLPPQDVFISDLEVEVVSWYWAEPQRDASTDGNSLMIGERWFARGYGVHAATELKVPVPSTAKAFITYIGIDDEVGEEVPSSVQFIIIGDGATLYESPMMVATDPPRRVYLNVEGIAELRLIATDGGDSPNHDHADWANARFLSD, encoded by the coding sequence ATGAAAAACGCACTGTCTCCCCTCTTAGCCGTTCTCGCAGCATTCGCCCTGGTCGGCGCCTGGAGCCTGCTTCCGCCGCAGGATGTCTTTATATCCGACTTGGAGGTTGAAGTCGTCAGTTGGTATTGGGCCGAACCCCAGCGGGACGCTTCGACCGACGGCAACAGCCTGATGATCGGTGAGCGGTGGTTTGCGCGCGGTTACGGCGTTCATGCCGCCACGGAATTGAAAGTGCCCGTCCCTTCAACAGCGAAGGCGTTTATCACGTACATCGGCATAGATGACGAGGTCGGCGAAGAAGTCCCGTCCAGCGTACAATTCATCATTATCGGCGACGGCGCGACCTTGTACGAAAGCCCCATGATGGTCGCGACTGATCCGCCGCGCCGCGTGTATCTCAATGTCGAAGGCATTGCCGAACTGCGTTTAATTGCGACCGACGGCGGCGACTCGCCCAACCACGACCACGCCGACTGGGCCAACGCCCGCTTTCTGTCAGACTAA
- a CDS encoding flagellar hook-length control protein FliK has translation MEQLAAPQLLPIQTGLISESTPKPSSDSKDGGVSFHDLFSESLKATSAKRNTKDDSDSQPVLAIGDLKIPLESLKKDKDGHFILSLEDLKELLSEAQKQGLIDAKQAKAIEKGETSLASLLIQGSENGDLFTLSVQNGKGVLTPAPNQTNNTNASLHALQIQSALEKAETETATKTKIQTDHTTTSKQQPLAAEGKALLTGNEKTDALLTSSEKNVEAAVTRLSKRENESIESLKTRLNQTDSALLMRKEGEIQSGREALDSKIEQSRLSRTPADIKKELFQGELKNQRNAPSEITGKQSQSTVDAKTKTNAETIAKPVINAEVKLASNDNTHYDLRDTSKGVLNDAALRILLDKSEPKQETKLEPKASQVLKDAQVVKVDAQAKQHSDASNGQAQQDKSSKKENGSFKQAAKAELDKGALQAMSDKPTAAPKASSASQAESNARVEQSNMTQTAAQSRPVETQAPVKSASPTTSAFQDRVDKVQQAANQQIVRGVKGAISAERSDVTIRLTPQSLGRVSVQLVMDHGHLTANLSAQKEATQAMLEKNIHLLKSALDDNNIKVERINIIREPGDARQQSDQQRERSQEERSAQQKGSQDNPQSGSKRNPNGQRWNWNEYWNTWNNWRQTT, from the coding sequence ATGGAACAGTTAGCAGCCCCCCAATTGTTGCCAATACAAACGGGGCTTATATCAGAATCGACGCCGAAACCGTCAAGCGATTCAAAAGACGGCGGCGTCTCATTTCATGATCTGTTTTCGGAATCGCTAAAAGCGACGTCCGCAAAACGCAATACAAAAGACGACTCGGATTCTCAACCGGTTCTCGCCATCGGCGATTTAAAAATCCCCCTCGAATCATTAAAAAAAGATAAAGACGGTCACTTCATCCTCTCTTTGGAAGACCTGAAAGAACTGCTCAGCGAAGCCCAAAAACAAGGCCTGATCGACGCAAAGCAAGCCAAAGCAATTGAAAAAGGCGAGACTTCGCTGGCGTCACTTCTCATTCAAGGTTCCGAAAATGGTGACCTGTTTACGCTGTCAGTACAGAACGGCAAGGGCGTATTAACCCCAGCGCCAAACCAAACGAACAACACAAACGCGAGCCTTCATGCGCTGCAAATTCAGTCTGCTTTAGAAAAAGCCGAAACAGAAACAGCAACGAAAACAAAAATCCAAACAGATCATACAACTACTTCTAAACAACAACCGCTCGCCGCTGAAGGCAAAGCCTTGTTGACAGGCAACGAAAAAACTGACGCCTTGTTAACTTCAAGCGAAAAAAATGTTGAGGCGGCGGTCACCCGTTTAAGCAAACGAGAAAATGAAAGCATTGAGTCTTTAAAAACGCGCTTAAACCAAACCGATTCAGCGCTATTGATGAGAAAAGAAGGCGAAATTCAATCGGGACGCGAAGCGTTAGATTCTAAAATTGAACAAAGCCGCCTCTCCCGCACGCCCGCTGATATCAAAAAAGAGTTGTTCCAGGGCGAGTTAAAAAATCAACGCAACGCACCGTCTGAAATCACAGGAAAGCAATCACAATCGACGGTAGATGCGAAAACAAAAACCAATGCAGAGACAATCGCCAAGCCGGTTATCAATGCGGAAGTAAAACTGGCGTCCAACGACAATACCCATTACGACTTGCGTGACACCAGCAAAGGCGTGCTGAATGACGCCGCGTTACGCATATTGCTAGATAAATCTGAGCCAAAACAAGAGACGAAACTTGAACCCAAAGCCAGCCAAGTATTGAAAGACGCCCAAGTCGTCAAAGTCGATGCGCAAGCCAAGCAACATAGCGACGCTTCGAACGGTCAGGCGCAACAAGATAAATCATCTAAAAAAGAAAATGGTTCGTTTAAACAAGCAGCCAAGGCGGAACTCGACAAAGGCGCTTTACAGGCGATGTCCGACAAGCCCACTGCGGCGCCAAAAGCCAGCAGCGCCTCACAGGCTGAAAGCAACGCCCGCGTTGAACAGTCCAACATGACGCAAACCGCCGCGCAGAGCCGCCCGGTCGAAACCCAAGCGCCGGTGAAGTCGGCCAGCCCAACCACTAGCGCGTTCCAAGACCGCGTCGACAAAGTCCAACAAGCCGCGAACCAACAAATCGTGCGCGGCGTCAAAGGGGCCATCAGCGCTGAGCGCAGCGACGTCACCATTCGCCTGACCCCTCAATCGCTGGGCCGCGTTTCGGTGCAACTGGTGATGGACCATGGACATTTGACCGCCAACTTGAGTGCGCAAAAAGAAGCGACTCAGGCCATGTTAGAAAAGAACATCCACTTATTGAAATCAGCCTTAGACGACAACAACATCAAAGTAGAACGTATCAATATTATCCGCGAACCGGGCGATGCGCGTCAGCAAAGCGATCAACAACGCGAACGCTCACAAGAAGAACGCAGCGCGCAACAAAAAGGATCGCAAGACAATCCACAATCCGGCAGCAAACGCAATCCAAACGGGCAGCGCTGGAACTGGAACGAATACTGGAACACTTGGAACAACTGGCGTCAAACCACATAG
- a CDS encoding cupin domain-containing protein, with protein MNVKTKGYVARHKDDVIPTPCPCGSATRIITRDDTPVAGFHITHIQDSKRHYHKNTTEIYHILEGKGVLEIGDDAVELTPGVTVLINPGTPHRGYGDFKTIVVPVPAFDPGDEYLCDETES; from the coding sequence ATGAACGTGAAAACCAAGGGCTACGTCGCCCGCCATAAAGACGATGTCATCCCGACGCCGTGTCCGTGCGGCAGCGCGACGCGAATCATTACCCGCGACGATACCCCGGTCGCAGGATTTCATATCACCCACATCCAGGATTCCAAACGGCATTACCACAAAAATACGACTGAGATTTATCATATCCTCGAAGGCAAAGGCGTATTGGAGATTGGCGATGACGCCGTTGAACTGACGCCCGGCGTCACCGTGCTCATTAACCCGGGGACGCCGCATCGCGGCTACGGTGATTTCAAAACGATTGTCGTGCCGGTTCCGGCGTTTGACCCCGGCGACGAATATCTTTGCGACGAGACCGAGTCGTAA
- a CDS encoding peptidylprolyl isomerase, with the protein MFVRTHSAALLFCGLLALVSMPFGYSQADAAQPRENIDVCKVNGKAITEAEIMDEIDRFMTTKGGQIPPQLKQNAYVIFYEESVKRLTQMTLLEQKANELKIEAPQEEVDEFIDSIKEQAKTEDAFQAMLAQRGATEEELRKDYAQQLVYQKVLESEVKEPAEPTDEACKEFYDSNSQYFQTPEQVQASHILLMADEKATDEDRAKAKEQLTDIRKKIESNEIAFADAAKEFSKCPSAPQGGDLGWFGRGQMVKPFEESAFGMKEGEVSQIVETQFGYHLIQLNGKREEGVTPIDEVKPQISAHLKNTEMQANVQSYIESLEKDAKVETVMSDDDWKKRHAAKADPNASSSPTIQLSPDELK; encoded by the coding sequence ATGTTCGTTCGTACCCATTCAGCCGCATTGCTATTCTGCGGACTGCTGGCGCTTGTTTCCATGCCGTTTGGATACAGCCAGGCAGACGCGGCCCAGCCGCGTGAAAATATTGACGTTTGCAAGGTCAATGGCAAAGCCATTACCGAAGCCGAAATCATGGACGAAATTGATCGTTTCATGACGACCAAAGGCGGTCAAATTCCGCCGCAACTGAAACAGAACGCCTATGTGATTTTCTACGAGGAATCCGTGAAACGATTAACCCAAATGACGCTGCTCGAACAAAAAGCCAATGAACTAAAGATTGAAGCGCCCCAAGAAGAAGTCGACGAGTTTATCGATAGTATTAAAGAACAAGCCAAAACCGAAGACGCTTTCCAGGCGATGCTCGCGCAACGCGGCGCCACCGAAGAAGAACTGCGCAAAGATTACGCTCAACAACTGGTTTACCAAAAAGTGCTGGAATCAGAAGTTAAAGAGCCTGCAGAGCCGACCGACGAAGCCTGCAAAGAATTTTATGATTCCAACTCGCAATATTTCCAAACGCCCGAACAGGTGCAAGCCTCTCACATTCTTCTGATGGCCGATGAAAAAGCCACCGACGAAGATCGGGCCAAAGCCAAAGAGCAATTGACGGACATTCGCAAGAAGATCGAATCGAATGAGATTGCCTTCGCCGATGCGGCAAAAGAGTTTTCCAAATGCCCCAGCGCGCCTCAGGGCGGCGATTTGGGATGGTTTGGCCGCGGTCAAATGGTGAAGCCGTTTGAAGAATCCGCATTTGGCATGAAAGAAGGCGAAGTGAGCCAGATCGTCGAAACTCAGTTTGGCTATCACCTGATTCAACTCAATGGCAAGCGCGAAGAAGGCGTCACGCCGATTGATGAAGTGAAACCCCAAATCTCAGCGCATTTGAAAAATACTGAAATGCAAGCGAATGTGCAAAGCTATATCGAATCGCTGGAAAAAGACGCCAAAGTTGAAACTGTTATGAGTGATGACGATTGGAAAAAACGCCACGCGGCAAAAGCCGATCCTAACGCGAGTTCCTCTCCGACGATTCAACTCTCACCAGACGAACTGAAGTAA
- a CDS encoding hybrid sensor histidine kinase/response regulator yields MDDRLQHLIQLIRSGKASEAEALVEDMRSCQETLKSLQSRTQQLEEAERMRTEFLALISHELRTPLNAIIGYNSLLDDGVYGDMNEKQHKAVQRIDRNAARLLSLINQLLELNRLESGAASVFYEETDLKKIVDAVLDDYQVVAEEKGVEFITAYPRRDVYVISDPAKLGEMIRQLVSNAVKFTQKGTIQLKIHPRETHVTLEVADTGSGIDESKREKIFCLFEQAEPMVARPCQGAGLGLAIVRRVADLLKICVELESRIGEGSTFRLNIPVKKEQVKPAAQVEEKTAPQPTEPESETKPYEAGKAGSVLIVDDDPYMVEVLSDFLENRGHYHVDKAYSGMHAMLKLTEHKPDFLFVDLLMPNIKGERVIEYCTQLWRRSVKIVVITGKKLSSEERDALLQSGASDILLKGDLQQGFAETIEAIIPIPSTV; encoded by the coding sequence ATGGATGACCGATTACAACATCTGATTCAACTGATTCGCTCGGGCAAGGCGTCTGAGGCGGAAGCGCTGGTGGAAGACATGCGCAGCTGCCAGGAAACCTTGAAATCGCTGCAATCCCGCACCCAGCAACTCGAAGAAGCCGAGCGTATGCGCACCGAGTTTCTTGCGCTGATCTCGCATGAGTTGCGTACGCCATTGAATGCAATCATCGGTTACAACTCGCTTCTGGATGACGGCGTCTACGGCGATATGAATGAAAAGCAACACAAAGCCGTTCAGCGCATCGACCGAAACGCCGCCCGCTTGCTTTCGCTTATCAATCAACTGCTCGAACTCAACCGCTTAGAGTCCGGCGCGGCTTCTGTCTTTTATGAAGAGACCGACCTGAAAAAAATTGTGGATGCCGTGCTAGACGACTATCAGGTAGTGGCGGAAGAGAAGGGGGTCGAGTTTATCACCGCCTACCCCCGGCGCGACGTCTATGTAATTAGCGACCCCGCCAAACTGGGAGAAATGATACGCCAGCTGGTTTCCAACGCGGTCAAATTCACTCAAAAAGGGACCATTCAACTCAAAATACATCCCAGGGAAACACATGTCACGCTCGAAGTCGCGGATACCGGTTCGGGAATCGACGAGTCAAAACGCGAGAAAATATTCTGTTTGTTTGAACAAGCCGAGCCTATGGTGGCGCGGCCCTGTCAGGGCGCCGGGCTGGGACTGGCGATTGTCCGCCGCGTGGCGGACTTGCTTAAAATATGCGTTGAACTCGAAAGCCGAATCGGCGAAGGTTCAACATTTCGGTTGAATATCCCGGTCAAAAAAGAACAGGTAAAGCCTGCGGCGCAAGTCGAAGAAAAAACGGCGCCCCAACCGACCGAACCTGAATCAGAAACCAAACCCTATGAAGCCGGGAAAGCCGGTTCGGTTTTAATTGTTGACGATGATCCGTACATGGTGGAAGTGTTGTCTGATTTTCTCGAAAACCGGGGGCATTATCATGTCGATAAAGCCTATAGCGGAATGCATGCCATGTTGAAATTGACGGAACATAAACCGGATTTTCTTTTTGTGGATTTATTAATGCCGAATATCAAAGGCGAGCGCGTCATTGAATATTGTACTCAACTTTGGCGCCGTTCCGTCAAGATTGTCGTGATTACCGGCAAGAAACTTTCCAGCGAAGAGCGCGACGCGTTATTGCAAAGCGGTGCGTCAGATATCCTTCTCAAAGGCGATCTTCAACAAGGGTTTGCTGAAACCATCGAAGCCATCATCCCCATTCCGTCAACGGTTTAA
- a CDS encoding BadF/BadG/BcrA/BcrD ATPase family protein, whose protein sequence is MPYVFGVDGGGSNCRSILTTDDGRTLHVGRGPSVNYHEVGAGQATRVISKLFKEALEAAHAGPRECKAACLGLAGSAREQDKSTLSPLFDNIFTETPYVLVSDAEIALASGAMSDSGILVMAGTGSMVFGKNDHGQTGRVGGYGPAVSDDGSGYRIAIEAIRALLRSHDGVEGETTLGPVLLKHLELKGIDELVVWINSDQATRRRVAELAPLVIRAANEDDPAADAILNQEADTLALGVDALHKRLNFKENVQVVMGGGLLLHSSYYNQLLRRKIMYLIQSAAVNPPKLEPIFGAALYAYSLAGIEINDDLLDSMQRSYRELVKKLPLQTAPAPKIEPKEPPVE, encoded by the coding sequence ATGCCTTACGTGTTTGGCGTTGACGGGGGCGGCTCCAATTGCCGTTCGATTCTTACCACTGACGACGGCAGAACGCTCCATGTCGGACGAGGCCCTTCGGTCAACTATCACGAAGTCGGCGCCGGACAAGCCACCCGCGTCATCAGCAAGTTATTCAAAGAAGCGCTCGAAGCGGCCCATGCCGGTCCCCGTGAATGTAAGGCCGCCTGCCTCGGTCTGGCAGGTTCAGCCCGGGAGCAAGACAAGTCAACCCTCTCTCCATTATTTGACAACATCTTCACCGAGACGCCTTATGTTTTAGTGAGCGACGCCGAAATCGCGCTCGCCAGCGGCGCCATGTCTGACAGCGGCATCCTGGTGATGGCCGGGACCGGCTCCATGGTGTTCGGCAAGAACGATCACGGTCAAACCGGGCGCGTCGGTGGATACGGCCCCGCCGTCTCAGATGACGGCAGCGGGTATCGCATCGCGATCGAAGCCATCCGCGCCCTGCTGCGCAGCCATGACGGCGTTGAAGGCGAAACGACGCTCGGCCCGGTCTTACTCAAACATCTCGAACTTAAAGGCATCGACGAACTGGTTGTATGGATCAACTCAGACCAGGCCACCCGGCGCCGCGTCGCAGAATTGGCGCCGCTGGTGATTCGCGCCGCCAATGAAGACGACCCCGCAGCGGACGCCATCCTCAATCAAGAAGCCGACACCCTGGCGCTGGGCGTGGACGCGTTGCATAAACGTTTAAACTTTAAAGAAAATGTGCAAGTGGTGATGGGCGGCGGATTGTTGTTACACAGTTCATATTACAACCAACTCTTACGCCGCAAGATCATGTATTTGATTCAAAGCGCCGCTGTCAACCCGCCCAAATTAGAACCGATTTTTGGCGCAGCGCTATACGCCTACTCGTTAGCAGGCATTGAAATCAATGATGATTTGTTGGATTCGATGCAGCGTTCTTATCGAGAATTGGTTAAGAAATTACCTCTTCAAACAGCCCCAGCCCCGAAGATCGAGCCGAAGGAACCACCCGTCGAATAG
- the recG gene encoding ATP-dependent DNA helicase RecG, giving the protein MKTSSKQTAHSQKPTPDEKRGLETPVQFCPGVGPGRAKALENMGVYTVRDLFWHLPRGYEDFVHVTDIASLPPNGIATVVATVTYVESRMPRGRSRVRHILNATVKDDSGELEVVWFNQSYLSEQIKQGTRLRLHGKAEGRAPFMKMSSPKFVVLSDETEEEAGDILPLYPLSDKLTQGAIRKIVSKAMERFSLYLVEWMPSAILQEHGFPSRMEAFRILHAPQAGEGAPLDSALPEESLLFNTMDADDDEPEALLPEGEINTPWENARRRLVFEELFLHQFSLRLVQGKLKQFTGISHPAPNPEPFAENLDAIELEIKQPCAWPARFVQNLPFALTDEQRKVCREIQTDMLESAPMNRLLQGDVGSGKTVVSVYAMVLAAAGGCQAALMAPTELLAQQHAASIRAFTKTIPELQTVVLTGGMKAAERRAVQQALKTGGAQLVVGTHALFQEDVEFDRLGLVVVDEQHKFGVEQRERLVKKGEHPDLLAATATPIPRTLSLTVYGDMDISTIATLPPNRPEIRTRWTHWINESKVWGFVDEKIALGQQAYIVCPIIDPSETQPDLPSTEEAFEAITEKHLTNRRIALLHGRHSPQDKQAMMDAVRAGDLDAVVATTVIEVGVDLPNATIMVILGAERFGLAQLHQLRGRVGRGTQKSYCILITPERLSPYAEQRMRLMEATRDGFRIAEEDLKLRGPGEAFGTKQSGRIRFHLADPMRDGELLQAANQTAHDMFQKDPRLIDPAHDNMKNEILSAYGRIALRRPS; this is encoded by the coding sequence GTGAAAACATCTTCAAAACAGACCGCCCATAGCCAAAAGCCTACGCCCGACGAGAAGCGGGGACTTGAGACCCCTGTGCAGTTTTGCCCCGGCGTCGGGCCGGGCCGCGCAAAAGCGCTTGAGAACATGGGCGTCTATACCGTGCGCGACCTGTTTTGGCATTTGCCGCGCGGTTACGAAGATTTCGTCCATGTGACGGACATCGCCAGTCTGCCGCCGAATGGCATCGCGACGGTGGTCGCGACGGTGACGTATGTTGAAAGCCGAATGCCGCGCGGACGCAGCCGCGTACGCCACATCTTGAACGCGACCGTCAAAGACGATAGCGGCGAATTAGAAGTGGTTTGGTTTAACCAGTCGTATTTATCTGAGCAAATTAAACAGGGAACGCGCCTGCGTTTGCATGGAAAAGCCGAAGGCCGCGCGCCCTTTATGAAAATGTCATCGCCGAAATTTGTCGTACTCAGCGATGAAACCGAAGAGGAAGCGGGCGATATCCTCCCGCTGTATCCGCTCAGCGATAAATTGACGCAAGGGGCGATACGCAAAATTGTGAGCAAGGCGATGGAGCGTTTTAGTTTGTATCTTGTGGAATGGATGCCCAGCGCGATTTTGCAAGAGCATGGCTTCCCGTCGCGCATGGAAGCGTTTCGCATTTTACACGCGCCGCAGGCGGGGGAGGGCGCGCCGCTTGATTCGGCCCTGCCGGAAGAGTCGTTGTTATTTAACACGATGGATGCAGACGATGACGAACCGGAAGCGTTGTTACCTGAGGGCGAGATCAACACGCCTTGGGAGAACGCCCGCCGCCGCTTGGTGTTTGAAGAATTATTTCTTCACCAATTTTCGCTGCGGCTTGTTCAAGGCAAACTAAAACAATTCACCGGGATCTCTCATCCCGCGCCGAACCCTGAGCCCTTTGCCGAAAACCTTGACGCGATTGAACTCGAAATAAAACAACCTTGCGCCTGGCCTGCGCGTTTTGTCCAAAACCTGCCCTTCGCCTTAACGGACGAACAGCGGAAAGTCTGCCGCGAAATTCAAACGGACATGCTGGAATCCGCGCCGATGAACCGCTTGCTGCAAGGCGACGTGGGCTCAGGCAAGACGGTGGTTTCGGTTTATGCGATGGTGTTGGCGGCGGCGGGCGGCTGTCAGGCGGCGTTAATGGCGCCGACGGAACTGCTGGCGCAACAACACGCGGCCTCGATCCGCGCATTCACCAAGACCATCCCTGAATTGCAAACGGTCGTGCTTACCGGCGGCATGAAAGCCGCTGAGCGTCGCGCGGTCCAACAAGCGTTGAAAACCGGCGGCGCCCAATTGGTGGTTGGAACCCACGCCTTGTTTCAGGAAGACGTTGAATTCGACCGTCTGGGGTTGGTCGTTGTGGATGAACAGCATAAATTCGGCGTGGAACAACGCGAGCGTTTGGTGAAAAAGGGCGAGCATCCCGACTTATTGGCCGCGACCGCGACGCCGATTCCCCGAACGCTGTCGCTGACGGTTTACGGCGACATGGATATTTCGACCATCGCGACCTTGCCGCCCAACCGCCCTGAAATACGAACGCGCTGGACGCACTGGATTAATGAAAGCAAGGTATGGGGCTTCGTGGATGAAAAGATCGCGCTGGGTCAGCAAGCGTATATTGTGTGCCCCATCATTGATCCCTCAGAAACCCAACCCGATTTGCCTTCAACCGAAGAGGCCTTCGAGGCGATTACGGAAAAGCATTTAACCAACCGCCGCATCGCGTTGTTGCACGGCAGACATTCGCCGCAGGACAAACAGGCGATGATGGACGCAGTCCGCGCGGGCGATCTCGACGCCGTTGTCGCGACCACGGTGATCGAGGTCGGCGTCGATCTGCCCAACGCAACCATTATGGTGATTTTGGGCGCCGAGCGTTTTGGCTTGGCGCAATTGCATCAATTGCGCGGGCGCGTAGGGCGGGGTACGCAAAAATCATACTGTATCCTCATTACGCCGGAACGCTTGTCGCCTTACGCGGAACAACGCATGCGCCTGATGGAAGCAACCCGCGACGGGTTTCGTATTGCAGAAGAAGACTTAAAACTGCGCGGCCCCGGCGAGGCGTTCGGCACCAAGCAAAGCGGGCGTATTCGCTTCCATCTGGCTGACCCCATGCGCGACGGCGAGTTGTTGCAGGCGGCCAATCAAACGGCGCATGACATGTTCCAGAAAGACCCGCGCTTAATCGACCCCGCCCACGACAACATGAAAAATGAAATCCTATCGGCGTATGGGCGAATCGCGCTGCGCCGCCCGTCGTAA
- a CDS encoding flagellar hook assembly protein FlgD yields MVIEAASSVNSSSAANGLTSSIGSDIVNRDDFLSLLVAQLQHQDPLNPMENQEFVSELAVFSELEQSTNQTSLLEQLVASQTGDATTQALSMIGKEAAVQSDYIYHSPGNELEFIFETPGAGTYTVEAITETGRVVFTDLVSVDGAGQHDYTFDGTNTSGDQLAGGVYQIQIGASTGTDGTTTALPSYLRGEIEGVNFVDGTPVLMINGQPVEMGNVYAVFSPEPSNG; encoded by the coding sequence ATGGTTATCGAAGCCGCATCATCAGTCAATAGCAGTTCCGCCGCGAACGGGCTTACAAGTTCCATCGGCTCTGACATTGTCAACCGCGACGATTTTTTATCGCTGCTGGTTGCTCAATTGCAGCACCAGGACCCGTTAAACCCGATGGAGAACCAGGAGTTCGTCTCTGAATTGGCCGTCTTTAGCGAGCTGGAACAATCGACCAATCAAACCAGTTTGCTCGAACAACTGGTGGCATCGCAAACGGGCGACGCCACCACTCAAGCGCTTTCGATGATCGGCAAAGAGGCGGCGGTGCAATCCGATTACATCTATCACTCACCCGGCAATGAATTGGAATTTATCTTTGAAACGCCCGGCGCGGGAACCTATACCGTTGAAGCAATCACTGAAACGGGACGCGTTGTGTTTACGGACCTGGTTTCGGTTGATGGGGCCGGACAGCATGATTACACCTTCGATGGAACCAACACCAGCGGCGACCAACTCGCAGGCGGCGTGTATCAAATTCAAATCGGCGCATCGACCGGTACAGATGGAACCACCACCGCTCTGCCCAGTTATCTGCGCGGTGAAATTGAAGGCGTGAATTTTGTCGACGGTACGCCCGTCTTGATGATAAACGGACAACCAGTCGAGATGGGCAACGTGTACGCCGTATTCTCGCCAGAACCCAGTAACGGATAA
- the aroB gene encoding 3-dehydroquinate synthase encodes METKQSQTNIRVGLGDRSYTITVESGVIDQVGEYAKSLGFHSPLAIISDDTVAPIYGERVLNSLKNAGFEAELIYFPAGETHKHLETVSYLYDEMVNLRPERDGGVIALGGGVAGDIAGFVAATYLRGLRFIQVPTTLLAQVDASVGGKVGVDHAGGKNLIGAFHQPHAVLIDPLSLKTLDKRQIRAGLAEVIKHGVIADAALFARVDETLDALLDVDVDAYGEIIPWNCRIKAHVVEQDERESGVRAILNFGHTIGHAVEALTGYETYLHGEAVAIGMLAESLLGEKLGITPPEVTQSMQRLIERAGFPMEKPKIDADALIESMFRDKKVKAGKLRFIFPESIGKVRIESVDDLELIKQVWDSFR; translated from the coding sequence ATGGAAACCAAACAGTCTCAAACCAATATCCGGGTCGGACTCGGCGACCGCAGCTATACCATCACCGTCGAATCCGGCGTCATCGACCAAGTCGGCGAATACGCCAAATCACTCGGGTTTCACTCGCCGCTGGCGATCATCAGCGACGATACTGTCGCGCCCATCTACGGCGAACGCGTATTAAATTCGCTCAAAAATGCGGGCTTCGAGGCAGAATTGATCTACTTCCCCGCTGGCGAGACCCACAAACACCTCGAAACCGTCTCGTATCTCTATGACGAAATGGTGAACTTGCGCCCCGAACGCGACGGCGGCGTGATCGCGCTGGGCGGCGGCGTCGCGGGCGACATCGCGGGCTTCGTCGCGGCGACGTATCTGCGCGGGCTGCGCTTCATTCAGGTACCAACCACGCTTCTGGCGCAAGTTGACGCCAGCGTTGGCGGCAAGGTCGGCGTCGACCACGCAGGCGGAAAAAACCTGATCGGCGCCTTTCATCAGCCCCATGCGGTGTTGATTGATCCATTATCGCTGAAAACTCTCGACAAGCGCCAAATTCGCGCTGGACTGGCTGAGGTCATTAAACATGGCGTCATCGCCGACGCCGCGTTGTTCGCGCGCGTTGATGAAACGCTTGACGCTCTGCTTGACGTAGATGTCGATGCGTACGGCGAGATCATCCCCTGGAACTGCCGCATCAAAGCCCATGTGGTCGAACAAGATGAACGCGAAAGCGGCGTCCGCGCCATTTTGAATTTCGGCCATACCATCGGTCACGCTGTCGAAGCGCTGACCGGCTACGAAACCTATCTGCACGGCGAGGCCGTGGCAATTGGAATGCTTGCTGAATCGCTGCTTGGCGAAAAACTCGGAATCACGCCGCCCGAAGTTACTCAATCCATGCAACGCTTGATTGAACGAGCGGGGTTCCCAATGGAAAAGCCCAAAATCGACGCGGATGCGCTGATTGAATCCATGTTTCGCGATAAGAAAGTCAAAGCGGGCAAATTGCGCTTTATTTTTCCTGAAAGCATCGGTAAAGTAAGGATCGAATCAGTCGATGACCTTGAATTGATAAAACAAGTATGGGACTCATTTCGTTAA
- a CDS encoding PEGA domain-containing protein, with product MSSRSLVLVVFSFCLISVEGCLTTLVRVETTPPGAQVHYDYQPQGVTPTEFEVDWYGKHRLTLDHPEFGRRVEDVHLKAPAYLTFPMDFFTAILPFKVVDRHTIEIDLSEDATSNTEEPDHESEGTQQNNP from the coding sequence ATGTCCAGTCGTAGTCTCGTTTTAGTTGTATTTTCGTTTTGCTTGATTTCGGTTGAGGGATGCTTGACGACTCTGGTGCGGGTAGAAACCACGCCGCCTGGAGCGCAGGTGCATTATGACTACCAGCCCCAAGGCGTCACTCCAACCGAATTCGAGGTCGACTGGTACGGAAAACACCGGCTCACGCTCGACCATCCCGAATTTGGCCGCCGGGTCGAAGACGTCCACTTGAAAGCGCCAGCCTATCTGACGTTTCCCATGGATTTCTTTACCGCGATTTTGCCCTTCAAAGTCGTTGACCGGCATACCATCGAGATTGATCTGAGCGAAGATGCGACGTCCAATACGGAGGAGCCAGATCATGAATCAGAGGGGACGCAACAAAACAACCCGTAA